Below is a window of Caldichromatium japonicum DNA.
TGCGGGAAGTGTTCCAGCTTGCGGATATCGACCTTGCCGACTAGGGATGAGATGTCCTGGTTGTTTTCATCACCCGGTTCGGTTTTGGCGATCGCGATCTGTTCGAGGATCGAGGGATAGAGTTTGACGACCTTAAATTTGGTAATGTCGCCATTATATTCCTGAAGCCGCTTCACCGCCCAAGGCGACATGATGGTGCGCAGATAGCGGCGCGGGATGCCATAATCATCTTCCAGGATCGGCCCATCCTCTTCGGGCGAGAAAAGCCCCAAGGGAGACTCAAATACGGGTGAGCCCTGGATGGCATAAAATGGACGTTGCTCCATCAATTCCTTGAGCTTTTCGGCCAGGGATGATTTCCCACCGCCGACGGGCCCCAAGAGATAGAGGATCTGTTTCTTCTCCTCTAGACCTTGCGCTGCATGTCTTAGATAAGAAACGAGCTGCTCGATCGATTCCTCCATGCCATAGAAATCGGCAAAGGCGGGATAACGCCGGATGACCTTGTTTTGAAAGATGCGGCTTAAGCGAGGGTCATCTCGGGTATCGATCAATTCGGGCTCGCCGATGGCCAATAACAGCCGTTCGGCAGGGCTGGCATAAGCAGTCGGATCGGTCTTGCACAGCTCCAGATAATCGCGCAGGCTCATGACCTCCTCGCGGGAGGATTCATAGCGGGACTGATAGCGTTCGAAGATCGACATAATGTTACCTCACTTGAAAACAGCGGCCTTTGACCCTGCCGAGTTCAATACGCCGCTACCGGTATGCGCAGGCCGGCAGGGTCTCGAATCACTTGACAGAGCGGCAGATGATCGGGAGATGGTAGTAAACCCAATGCAATGATTGAACCATCTGGCACCCAGGATAGATAGCTGGGGCACTGCGCTCATACCTGAGCACTTTAACTCTAATCTGCACAGCGAGGATGCGCCAAACGACCCCGCTTGCGCACCATCTTGGAACGCTCGGCAAGCAGGCAACGCTCGGCTTGAGCGGAATGGACTAGCTGCCGGAGTAACCGGGCACCAGAGCCGTACATCTGCTCTGAACATAACGTGAGTGTTATACATGGAGACCATCTGTCGCGACTTAAAGCGCCACAGTCGGCCCTCTGCCAGGGGATTTTGTATCATTACCTAGCCTTACAATCTTGTCCCAGTATCCCATGCCCGACTCATACGTCGATCGCATCCTCAGGGCCCGCGTCTATGAAGTCGCAGTCGAGACACCTCTGACCCTGGCCCAGCGTCTTTCGGCCCGTCTCGGCAATCGCGTGTTTCTTAAACGCGAAGACCTCCAGCCAGTCTTTTCGTTCAAACTGCGCGGTGCCTATAACAAGCTCCATGCCCTCACCCCCGATGCGCGCGCCCGCGGGGTCATCGCGGCGAGCGCCGGCAACCACGCCCAGGGGGTGGCGCTGGGCGCCAGCCGTCTTGGGGCCCAGGCGACCATCGTCATGCCGCGCACCACGCCGGCGATCAAGGTCAATGCGGTGCGCGCCTATGGCGGCAAGGTGATCCTCTACGGCGACTCTTATGACGACGCCTATGCCCATGCCTTGGAACTCGCAGCCGAGAAGGGATTGACCCTGATCCATCCCTTCAATGATCCAGAGGTCATCGCTGGCCAGGGTACGATCGGTATGGAGATCCTGCGCCAGCGCCCAGAGCCCCCGCATGCCATCTTCATCCCGGTCGGTGGCGGGGGCCTCATCGCCGGGATCGCCGCCTATGTCAAATGGCTCTATCCCCAGGTGCAGATCATCGGGGTAGAACCCGAGGATGCGCCCACCCTATATGCCGCGCTCAAAGCCGGTGAGCCCGTCGATCTCCCGCAGGTTGGTCTCTTTGCCGATGGGGTGGCAGTCAAACGGATCGGGACAGAGACCTTTCGCATCGCCCGCACGCGGGTCGATACCCTGATCCTGGTCAGCGCCGATGAGATCTGCGCCGCGATCAAGGACATCTTCGACGATACCCGCGGGATCGCCGAACCCGCGGGGGCCCTGGCCGTCGCTGGGCTCAAGCGCTGGGTCGAGACCACAGGTACCCGCGATCAGGATCTCGTCGCCATCGAGAGCGGCGCCAACATCAACTTCGACCGGCTGCGCCATGTCTCTGAACGCGCTGAACTCGGGGAACATCGCGAGGCCCTCTTTGCCGTCGAGATCCCCGAACGCCCAGGCAGCTTCTTAAACTTCTGCCGTGCTTTAGGTCGGCGCCAGATCACCGAGTTCAATTATCGCTATGCCGATCGCCAGCGCGCCCAGGTCTTCGTTGGCATTGAGCTAGGACGGGGCGGTGATGAGCGCCCAGAGCTGATCGCACGCCTCGCCGAAAGGGGCTTTCGGGTGATCGATATGACCGACAATGAGACCGCCAAACAGCATATCCGGTTCATGGTGGGCGGCCATGCCCCGGGTCTGCAAAATGAGCGTCTGTTTCGTTTCGAGTTCCCCGAGCGCCCGGGTGCCCTACTTGATTTCTTGTCGGGGCTTGGCAAGCGCTGGAACATCAGCCTGTTTCATTATCGCAACCACGGGGCGGCCTACGGGCGGGTACTGATCGGTATTCAGATCCCAGATACCGAATACGAGGACTTTACGCAGAGCCTGAGATCCTTAGACTACCCCTGTTGGGAGGAGACAGATAACCCGGCCTATCGGCTATTTGCAGGGAACGGTCTGATGGCTTCGGATTGAAACCGGATGAAGTATGACTGTCATGCGTCCATTACTGCTTTGTTTCTCCCTGTGGCTGCCGCTTGTCCTTCAGGCTGCCCCCCTACAGGTCTTTGTTAGCATCCCGCCGCAACAGACCTTCGTTGAGCGGATCGGGGGGACTGAGGTCAAGGTCGAGTCCTTGATCCAGACCGGCGTCGATCCGCATACCTATGAGCCCACACCCAGACAGGTCGCGCGCCTGTCACAGTCCGATCTCTTCATCGGGATCGGTTTTCCCTTTGAACGCGCTTGGATGGAGCGCCTGCGTTCAGCTAATCCCAGGATGCGGGTCTTGGATCTGAGCGAAGGGATGGCGCTCCGCACCATAGAGGCACATGAGCATGCGGAAGAGGCAGACAGGGGGCACGAAGAGGAAGCAGACAAAGGCGCCCCAAGCCAGGGGCATACCCCCGCCGAGCACGAGATCGATCCGCACCTCTGGACCAGCCCGCGCTTGGTGAAGGCGATGGGCGAGCACATCGCTGCCGCCTTGTCCGCGCTCGATCCCCAGCATACCACCGACTATCAGACGCGACTGGCCGCCTTCCAGCAGGATCTCGACCGTCTGGATGCAGAGATCCGCGCCAAGCTTGCTGGACTCAAACACCGTTCCTTTATGGTCTATCATCCGGGCTGGGGCTATTTCGCGGATGACTATGGGCTGACCCAGATCCCCATCGAGCGGGCAGGCAAGGAGCCGGGGCCTAAGCAGCTTGCTGACCTGATCGAGCAGGCGCAGACGGAGGGGATCAGATTGATCCTCGTCCAGCCCCAATTTAACCGCAAAAGCGCCGAAGAGGTGGCGCAAGCGATCGGCGGACGGGTCGAGGTGATCGATCAACTGGACCCCGATTATTTCGCCAGCCTACGCCGGATGGCCGATGCGCTCGTTGCGGCGGAGGGGGATTAAGCTGTAGGGTGCGCAATGCGCACCCTACTATCCAATGCACGATCCATGTCTTCACCCCGCCCCGCCGTCATCGGCCTAGACCTCGGCACATCGGGTTGCCGTGGGGTAGCCATCGACGACAAGGGGACACTACTCGCCGAGGCGCGCGCCGAGCTTCCCGCGCCGCTGTGCCCGGCGCCTGGATGGTTCGAGCAAGACCCATACATATGGCAAGAGGCGGTCCTCGCCGTCTTGGAGGAACTCGCCCGGCAGCTCAAGGACCATTGCCCCCAGGCTCTGTGTATCGCCGCCACCTCCGGCACCCTGCTCCTTGCCGACGAAAACGGTGGGCCGCTGGGCCCGGCCCTGATGTACAACGACTGCCGCGCTCAAGATCAGGCCAAAAGGATCGCTGCCTTGGCCCCTGCCGAGAGCGCCATTCATGGGCCAACCTCCGGCCTCGCCAAGCTTTTATATCTCTACGAGCACCTCGGGCGACCGCCTCAGGCCCTTGCGCTCCATCAAGGCGATTGGCTCAGCGGTCTTTTGGGCGGGCGGTTTGCCAGCGACTGGAACAATGCCTTAAAGCTCGGCTATGACGCCGAATGCCTGACTTGGCCCGACTGGGTCAGGGCACTGATCCCGAGCGGCGTGCGCCTCCCAGAGGTCTTGGTGCCGGGCACCCCCATCGGTGCGCTCGACCCTGAGATCGCCCGGCGGCTCCATCTGCCCGCAGACCTCCAGGTCCTGGCAGGGACCACCGACAGCACTGCAGCCGCCTATGCCGCCGGCCTTCAGCAACCAGGCGATGCCCTAACCGTGCTCGGCAGCACCCTGGTCATCAAGATCCTGGCAGAACGCCCAATCACCGACAGGCGCTACGGGGTCTATAGCCAGCGATTTGGCGACCATTGGCTCGTCGGCGGGGCCTCAAACAGCGGCGGGGCGGTGTTGCGCCAGTTCTTTGCCGATCAGGAGATCGCTGCCCTCAGCGCCCTGATCGACCCCGAGCGACCCTCGGGTCTGGACTATTATCCCTTGACGACCCCGGGTGAGCGCTTCCCCCGCCCAGACCCTCAGCTTGCCCCTAGGCTTGAGCCGCGCCCGGCAGACCCGGCACAGTTCCTGTGCGGGCTCCTCGAGGGGATCGCGCGGATCGAGGCCGAGGGCTATGCGCGGCTTGCCGAACTCGGTGCACCGCGCCTAAGGCGTGTCTTGACCGCAGGCGGCGGTGCGGTCAATCCCGTGTGGATGCGCATCCGCGCCCGGCTGCTGGGTGTGCCGGTCAATCCTGCCGAACGGACCGAGGCCGCTGTGGGTGCAGCGCGTCTCGCTTGCAGGGAAGAAAGGCAAGTGGACCGCTGATCGATCTGTCATAACGGCGGGTGCCGCTGTTCAAGCAAGCTCCCGGCTACAAACCACGATCTGCTTAAACTAGAGAGCATAGAAATATCGATGAGCGCGCCCTTTCATCAGGACCTCGATACCCTGCGCCTCGGGGTCATCGGGCTCGGCTATGTCGGGCTGCCCTTGGCGGTCGAGTTCGGCAAGCAGTATGAGACCCGCGGATTTGACATCAATCGCGAGCGGCTCGCCCAGTTGCGCGCGGGCCGCGACGCCTCGGGCGAGGTCGAACCCAAAGAGCTTGCC
It encodes the following:
- a CDS encoding metal ABC transporter solute-binding protein, Zn/Mn family translates to MTVMRPLLLCFSLWLPLVLQAAPLQVFVSIPPQQTFVERIGGTEVKVESLIQTGVDPHTYEPTPRQVARLSQSDLFIGIGFPFERAWMERLRSANPRMRVLDLSEGMALRTIEAHEHAEEADRGHEEEADKGAPSQGHTPAEHEIDPHLWTSPRLVKAMGEHIAAALSALDPQHTTDYQTRLAAFQQDLDRLDAEIRAKLAGLKHRSFMVYHPGWGYFADDYGLTQIPIERAGKEPGPKQLADLIEQAQTEGIRLILVQPQFNRKSAEEVAQAIGGRVEVIDQLDPDYFASLRRMADALVAAEGD
- a CDS encoding FGGY-family carbohydrate kinase, with amino-acid sequence MSSPRPAVIGLDLGTSGCRGVAIDDKGTLLAEARAELPAPLCPAPGWFEQDPYIWQEAVLAVLEELARQLKDHCPQALCIAATSGTLLLADENGGPLGPALMYNDCRAQDQAKRIAALAPAESAIHGPTSGLAKLLYLYEHLGRPPQALALHQGDWLSGLLGGRFASDWNNALKLGYDAECLTWPDWVRALIPSGVRLPEVLVPGTPIGALDPEIARRLHLPADLQVLAGTTDSTAAAYAAGLQQPGDALTVLGSTLVIKILAERPITDRRYGVYSQRFGDHWLVGGASNSGGAVLRQFFADQEIAALSALIDPERPSGLDYYPLTTPGERFPRPDPQLAPRLEPRPADPAQFLCGLLEGIARIEAEGYARLAELGAPRLRRVLTAGGGAVNPVWMRIRARLLGVPVNPAERTEAAVGAARLACREERQVDR
- the ilvA gene encoding threonine ammonia-lyase, biosynthetic; its protein translation is MPDSYVDRILRARVYEVAVETPLTLAQRLSARLGNRVFLKREDLQPVFSFKLRGAYNKLHALTPDARARGVIAASAGNHAQGVALGASRLGAQATIVMPRTTPAIKVNAVRAYGGKVILYGDSYDDAYAHALELAAEKGLTLIHPFNDPEVIAGQGTIGMEILRQRPEPPHAIFIPVGGGGLIAGIAAYVKWLYPQVQIIGVEPEDAPTLYAALKAGEPVDLPQVGLFADGVAVKRIGTETFRIARTRVDTLILVSADEICAAIKDIFDDTRGIAEPAGALAVAGLKRWVETTGTRDQDLVAIESGANINFDRLRHVSERAELGEHREALFAVEIPERPGSFLNFCRALGRRQITEFNYRYADRQRAQVFVGIELGRGGDERPELIARLAERGFRVIDMTDNETAKQHIRFMVGGHAPGLQNERLFRFEFPERPGALLDFLSGLGKRWNISLFHYRNHGAAYGRVLIGIQIPDTEYEDFTQSLRSLDYPCWEETDNPAYRLFAGNGLMASD